A single window of Tautonia marina DNA harbors:
- a CDS encoding PP2C family protein-serine/threonine phosphatase — translation MATTIPEDRYPPIEDSTVEFPATTGRGKVCLRVRCDGLTDQGLRRSNNEDNFLIARLTKRLDVCRSSIPHRADGRAAEEMAHLLVVADGLGGEAAGEQASALSIATVEDFVLNCFKWFLHFEPGEQDELVKELREALEQADQEVYRKARSHRALTGMGTTLTMAYSVCETLYIAHAGDSRAYLFRDGQLARLTRDHTYAQMLLDSGAITEKDAYQSGLRNVVTNVVGGPSKGVYVELHKLQIQDGDALLLCTDGLTEPVPDAVIAQELSEHAHPGEACRALLQRALDAGAPDNIALILARFSVSHS, via the coding sequence ATGGCCACCACGATACCTGAAGATCGTTACCCGCCGATCGAGGACTCGACCGTCGAGTTCCCCGCAACAACCGGCCGGGGAAAGGTCTGTCTCCGGGTCCGCTGCGACGGACTGACCGACCAGGGGCTCCGTCGTTCGAACAATGAAGATAACTTCCTGATTGCCCGACTGACCAAGCGGCTCGATGTTTGTCGGAGTAGTATTCCGCACCGAGCTGATGGCCGGGCCGCCGAGGAAATGGCCCACCTCCTTGTGGTGGCGGATGGCCTGGGAGGCGAAGCGGCTGGAGAGCAGGCGAGTGCCCTCTCGATTGCGACCGTGGAAGACTTCGTCCTGAATTGCTTCAAATGGTTCCTTCACTTCGAGCCCGGCGAACAAGACGAACTCGTGAAAGAGCTTCGAGAAGCCTTGGAGCAGGCGGACCAGGAAGTCTACCGCAAGGCCCGATCTCATCGAGCGTTGACCGGAATGGGAACGACGTTGACGATGGCCTATTCGGTCTGCGAGACCCTGTACATTGCCCATGCCGGTGATTCTCGAGCGTATCTGTTCCGCGATGGGCAGCTGGCTCGCCTAACACGCGATCACACGTATGCGCAAATGTTGCTTGACTCAGGGGCGATTACCGAAAAAGACGCTTATCAATCAGGGCTTCGTAATGTCGTGACCAACGTGGTTGGGGGACCGAGCAAAGGGGTCTACGTCGAACTCCACAAGCTCCAAATTCAGGACGGCGATGCCCTGTTGCTGTGTACGGACGGATTGACCGAACCAGTCCCCGATGCCGTGATTGCTCAGGAGCTTTCCGAGCATGCTCACCCGGGTGAGGCGTGTCGAGCGCTGTTGCAACGGGCACTCGATGCCGGAGCGCCAGACAACATTGCCCTGATTCTGGCTCGGTTCTCGGTCAGTCACAGCTGA
- the rnr gene encoding ribonuclease R, giving the protein MSIPDYESRVIGAVSRPDYQPMTVKALFRSFKLAPDEYTEFRKAAKRLVRRGTLVLAKDKTLEKPAVAATKGAKGAIIGTFRRTSKGFGFVRPLGATDRADHIFIPIKDSADASTGDEVAVKITRKARTPGMNHQGKILQVVERASGVFVGTYEERDGFGVVRVDKTTFQEPIFVGDPGAKGARPGDKVVIEMVRFPSAEMEGEGVITEVLGPRGQPGVDTLMVLRAYNIPDEFDEEVLHEARSKARDFDEEDVEGRFDLRDVLTVTIDPATARDFDDAITLKRDERGYWELGVHIADVSHFVPPNSELDRVAKQRGNSVYLPDRVVPMLPEILSNSLASLQQGKTRYTLSALLEFNEDGVRTNARFVRSAIRVDQRFSYEQAYEAMMNPDRPIEGVAAEVHSQLCQMLTLAMILRKRRFAKGALELNMPEVEVELGNEGEVIGAHLSKDDESHQVIEEFMLAANEAVAEFLNERKIDFLRRGHDDPQPEKLRDFAEFARSLGYTIDSPQSRFELQRVLDASADQPERYAVHFGLLKSLKRAQYTAERAGHYALALDDYCHFTSPIRRYPDLQVHRALLAKLCGKRPKESVEELVALAEHCSRTERRAEAAEQELIRIKLLTYLSSRIGQTFHAVIIGVEDFGFFCQLVELPVEGLVHLTSLHSDYYDLDRQTHTLVGRRRGQRFRLGDKVEVRVWRVDIDRRELDLVLSGEVPDDESLPESRRPARRSLRRGSVPSKHLGARSPRPGKKGRRKRGS; this is encoded by the coding sequence ATGTCGATCCCGGATTATGAGTCGAGGGTGATCGGGGCCGTCTCTCGTCCCGACTACCAACCCATGACGGTCAAGGCCCTCTTCCGCTCGTTCAAACTCGCACCCGACGAATACACCGAGTTTCGTAAGGCCGCGAAACGATTGGTCCGACGGGGGACGCTCGTTCTCGCGAAGGACAAGACGTTGGAAAAGCCCGCCGTCGCCGCAACCAAGGGGGCGAAGGGGGCGATCATCGGAACCTTCCGGCGCACTTCGAAGGGGTTTGGCTTTGTCCGGCCGCTCGGAGCCACGGATCGCGCCGATCATATCTTCATCCCGATCAAGGACTCGGCCGACGCTTCGACCGGCGACGAGGTCGCCGTCAAGATCACCCGGAAAGCTCGGACTCCGGGGATGAATCATCAAGGCAAGATCCTGCAGGTGGTCGAGCGGGCCTCTGGGGTGTTTGTCGGGACCTACGAGGAGCGAGATGGTTTCGGCGTGGTCCGGGTGGACAAGACGACCTTCCAGGAACCGATCTTCGTGGGAGATCCGGGTGCCAAGGGGGCTCGACCGGGAGATAAGGTGGTCATCGAAATGGTCCGCTTCCCCTCTGCCGAGATGGAAGGGGAAGGGGTGATCACCGAGGTCCTCGGTCCACGAGGCCAGCCGGGTGTCGATACCTTGATGGTGCTTCGGGCTTACAATATTCCTGATGAGTTTGATGAAGAGGTTCTTCACGAGGCTCGGTCGAAGGCCCGAGACTTCGACGAGGAGGACGTTGAGGGAAGGTTCGACCTCCGGGACGTGCTGACGGTGACCATCGATCCGGCCACCGCCCGCGACTTCGATGATGCGATTACCCTGAAGCGGGATGAGCGGGGATACTGGGAACTCGGGGTTCATATCGCGGATGTTTCCCATTTCGTGCCCCCAAATTCTGAGCTGGATCGGGTGGCAAAGCAGCGGGGAAATAGCGTTTATTTGCCCGATCGCGTCGTTCCGATGCTCCCCGAGATCCTTTCGAACAGCCTCGCCAGTCTTCAGCAGGGGAAGACACGCTACACGTTGAGCGCGCTCCTGGAATTTAACGAGGATGGAGTTCGCACAAACGCGCGATTTGTCCGATCGGCGATCCGGGTCGATCAGCGCTTCAGCTATGAACAGGCGTACGAGGCGATGATGAATCCGGACCGGCCGATCGAAGGGGTCGCTGCCGAGGTCCATAGCCAGCTTTGCCAGATGCTCACGCTCGCGATGATCTTGCGCAAACGGCGATTTGCGAAAGGAGCCCTTGAACTCAACATGCCCGAGGTTGAGGTTGAGCTTGGCAATGAAGGGGAGGTTATCGGGGCTCACCTGTCGAAAGATGACGAAAGCCACCAGGTCATTGAGGAGTTCATGCTCGCGGCCAACGAAGCCGTCGCCGAATTCCTGAACGAGCGCAAGATCGATTTCCTCCGCCGCGGTCACGATGATCCTCAGCCGGAGAAACTTCGGGACTTTGCCGAGTTCGCCAGGAGTTTGGGCTACACGATCGACAGTCCGCAAAGCCGCTTCGAGTTGCAGCGTGTCCTTGACGCTTCGGCCGATCAGCCGGAACGATATGCCGTGCATTTTGGCCTGCTGAAGAGCTTGAAACGAGCCCAATACACGGCGGAGCGGGCAGGGCATTACGCGCTTGCACTGGATGATTATTGCCACTTCACCTCACCGATCCGGCGTTATCCGGATCTTCAGGTCCACCGCGCCTTGCTCGCGAAGCTCTGTGGGAAGCGACCGAAAGAATCGGTGGAGGAACTGGTGGCGTTGGCTGAACATTGCAGCCGAACCGAACGCAGGGCCGAGGCAGCCGAGCAGGAGCTGATCCGGATCAAGCTTCTGACGTACCTCAGCAGTCGGATCGGCCAGACGTTTCACGCCGTGATTATCGGGGTCGAAGATTTCGGCTTCTTCTGTCAGCTTGTCGAACTGCCGGTCGAGGGGCTGGTCCATCTGACCAGCTTGCACAGTGACTACTATGATCTGGATCGGCAGACCCATACCCTGGTCGGGCGCCGTCGTGGTCAGCGGTTCCGCCTGGGAGATAAGGTGGAAGTGCGAGTCTGGCGGGTGGATATCGACCGCCGGGAACTGGATCTGGTCCTGAGTGGGGAGGTTCCCGACGACGAGTCCCTGCCAGAGTCACGTCGGCCGGCTCGTCGATCGCTCCGACGGGGATCCGTCCCGAGCAAACATCTGGGCGCGCGGTCACCGCGACCTGGGAAAAAAGGACGACGAAAGCGCGGTTCCTGA
- a CDS encoding efflux RND transporter permease subunit has translation MTISDVCINRPVFTWVLVLIPVVLGVVSYNRLGVDLFPDVEFPVASVTVVLPNASVEEMETSVTKPIEDILNTISGIEELRSVTYEGISVLTVQFELSKDADVGVQEVRDKVNAVLPILPEGIESPVVSKFETDSIPILTIAVSGRRDFREVTEIARRQIKERLETVSGVGAISLLGGRTRAMNVIVDTDALAALNLSIDDVRSALLRQSLEVPGGRVDRGSREEILRVLGRLETEQEFNDLIITTRGGYPIRIRDVGRAEDSIEEPRSLARLDGQNAVSLVIQKQSGTNTVQVAHEIKERLNELREALPPDIETVTIRDQSRFIEQSIEEVKFHLVLAGILVSGTILMFIRDWRTTVIATLAIPTSIIPTFLFMDVMGFTLNNITMLGLILAIGIVIDDAVVVHENIFRHMEEDGMDGMTASRIGTREIALPVFATSLSLIVIFLPIAFIGGIVGRFFASFGFVVAFAVAMSLFVSFTLTPMLCSRFLKLEEVRDSGPAKSKAGFVYRIMDRSYGWILGWSLRHKGAIVALAFVTIAATAPIGMATGFSLIPRDDQSEYEVVVTTPEGYTLDQTDRVMRELEQRIRALPGSRNLFTTIGSLSTGQQVKGQGDVTQASVYVRMEELSERDISQFEVQDQARELLKSYPDLRISVNDVSAFQGGRRAQIFQMNLAGPDLDKLADYAQQLVDRLEAHGDITDLDTTLSLSKPEVRVAIDRERAADLEIPVATIGDSLRVLVGGLPITTFRDGGEQYDVWLRAQPQDRNSPEALENLNLASPTAGLVKLTSLARLESDLGPTEIERLDRERIVTVLGNPTDTMPLGQIVSLSNEILDEIGMEPGYRAVVSGQAKTLEETFVYFTVAFILSTVFMYMILAAQFESWLQPIAILMALPVTVPFGLLSMLLWNTPMDLYAMFGLFMLVGIVKKNGILQVNATNDLRGEGWPRHDAVVGANHLRLRPILMTTVMLVAAMIPIALGQGPGAGSRASMAKVIIGGQMLSLVLALVVTPVFYVLLDMWTNFTRRIGIRFSVHDDGRLRDETPVGAEPSSDSGELSAVSAPASEHR, from the coding sequence ATGACCATCTCGGACGTTTGCATCAACCGGCCGGTGTTCACCTGGGTCCTTGTGTTGATCCCAGTCGTGCTGGGGGTGGTCAGTTACAACCGACTCGGAGTGGACCTGTTCCCCGATGTCGAGTTCCCGGTGGCGTCGGTCACGGTGGTCTTGCCGAACGCGAGTGTCGAGGAGATGGAGACCTCGGTCACGAAGCCGATCGAGGATATCCTGAACACGATCTCCGGGATCGAGGAACTTCGCTCCGTGACCTATGAGGGAATTTCGGTTCTCACGGTCCAGTTCGAGCTCTCAAAGGATGCTGATGTCGGGGTGCAAGAGGTCCGGGATAAGGTCAACGCGGTGCTTCCGATTTTGCCGGAAGGCATTGAGTCTCCAGTGGTTTCCAAGTTTGAAACCGACTCGATTCCGATTCTGACAATTGCTGTTTCGGGCCGACGAGATTTCCGGGAGGTGACGGAGATTGCTCGTCGACAGATCAAGGAACGGTTGGAGACGGTCAGTGGCGTGGGGGCCATCTCGCTTTTGGGTGGTCGCACTCGGGCGATGAACGTGATCGTCGATACCGATGCGCTGGCGGCGTTGAATCTCTCGATCGACGATGTGCGATCGGCATTGCTTCGGCAAAGCCTGGAGGTTCCGGGGGGGCGTGTGGATCGGGGAAGCCGCGAGGAAATTCTCCGAGTGCTGGGCCGGTTGGAGACAGAGCAAGAGTTTAACGACCTGATCATCACGACCCGGGGTGGGTATCCCATCCGCATTCGGGATGTTGGCCGCGCGGAAGACTCGATCGAGGAGCCGCGGTCGCTGGCGAGACTCGACGGTCAGAATGCGGTCAGCCTGGTGATCCAGAAGCAGTCGGGCACCAACACCGTGCAGGTGGCTCATGAGATCAAGGAGCGATTGAACGAACTCAGGGAAGCGCTGCCACCAGACATCGAGACGGTGACCATTCGAGACCAATCGCGGTTCATCGAACAATCCATCGAGGAGGTGAAATTTCACCTGGTCCTGGCCGGGATCCTCGTCTCGGGAACCATCTTGATGTTCATCCGAGACTGGCGAACAACTGTCATCGCGACCCTGGCGATTCCGACCTCGATCATTCCGACGTTCCTGTTCATGGATGTGATGGGATTCACCTTGAATAACATCACGATGCTCGGATTGATTTTGGCCATCGGAATCGTGATCGACGACGCGGTGGTGGTTCACGAGAATATCTTCCGACACATGGAGGAAGATGGAATGGATGGGATGACGGCGTCCCGGATCGGCACGAGGGAGATTGCCCTGCCGGTCTTCGCGACGAGCCTGTCCTTGATCGTGATCTTCCTGCCGATTGCATTCATTGGGGGAATCGTCGGGCGGTTTTTTGCGAGCTTCGGATTTGTCGTCGCCTTTGCGGTGGCAATGAGCCTGTTCGTCTCGTTCACCCTGACGCCAATGCTTTGCAGCCGGTTTTTGAAGCTTGAGGAGGTTCGAGATTCGGGACCAGCGAAATCGAAGGCGGGCTTTGTGTACCGAATCATGGATCGCAGCTACGGCTGGATTCTTGGTTGGTCATTGAGACACAAGGGAGCCATCGTGGCCCTTGCCTTCGTGACGATCGCCGCCACCGCTCCGATTGGGATGGCGACCGGATTCTCGTTGATCCCGAGAGACGATCAGAGTGAATACGAGGTGGTCGTCACGACGCCTGAAGGCTACACCCTGGATCAGACCGACCGCGTGATGCGAGAACTGGAGCAACGGATTCGCGCCTTGCCAGGCTCCAGGAACCTGTTCACGACCATCGGATCCCTCTCGACCGGCCAGCAGGTCAAGGGGCAGGGGGATGTGACCCAGGCATCAGTCTATGTACGGATGGAAGAACTATCGGAACGAGACATCAGTCAGTTTGAGGTTCAGGATCAGGCTCGGGAGCTGTTGAAGTCGTACCCCGATCTGAGGATTAGTGTCAACGATGTTTCGGCCTTTCAAGGGGGACGTCGAGCTCAGATTTTCCAGATGAATCTTGCGGGGCCCGATCTAGACAAACTGGCCGATTATGCGCAACAGTTGGTCGATCGGTTGGAGGCGCATGGGGACATTACCGACCTGGATACCACGCTCTCGCTGAGCAAGCCCGAGGTCCGGGTGGCGATCGACCGGGAACGGGCGGCCGACCTGGAGATTCCGGTGGCGACGATCGGCGACAGTCTTCGCGTGCTGGTGGGTGGCTTGCCGATCACCACCTTCCGTGATGGGGGAGAGCAATACGATGTCTGGCTTCGAGCCCAGCCTCAGGACCGAAATTCACCCGAGGCGCTCGAGAATCTCAATCTTGCATCTCCGACAGCCGGTCTGGTGAAGTTGACGAGTCTGGCCCGTCTGGAATCGGATCTCGGCCCGACCGAGATCGAACGGCTCGACCGAGAGCGTATTGTCACCGTTCTGGGCAACCCGACTGACACCATGCCACTTGGCCAGATTGTCTCGCTTTCTAATGAGATTCTCGACGAGATCGGCATGGAGCCAGGGTATCGAGCCGTTGTATCGGGCCAGGCAAAAACCCTTGAAGAGACGTTTGTTTACTTTACGGTTGCGTTTATCCTCTCGACCGTGTTCATGTACATGATTCTGGCCGCGCAGTTTGAAAGCTGGCTGCAACCCATCGCGATCTTGATGGCCTTGCCGGTCACGGTTCCCTTCGGTTTGCTCTCGATGCTTCTCTGGAACACGCCGATGGACCTGTACGCCATGTTCGGGCTCTTCATGCTGGTCGGGATCGTCAAGAAAAACGGAATTCTTCAGGTCAATGCCACGAACGATTTGAGAGGTGAAGGCTGGCCGAGGCACGATGCGGTCGTCGGGGCGAACCATTTGAGGCTTCGGCCGATCTTGATGACCACGGTGATGCTCGTGGCGGCGATGATCCCGATCGCGCTGGGCCAGGGGCCGGGGGCCGGATCGCGAGCGAGCATGGCCAAGGTGATTATTGGAGGCCAGATGCTTTCCCTGGTGCTGGCCCTGGTGGTGACGCCCGTGTTCTACGTGTTGCTCGACATGTGGACGAACTTCACCCGGCGAATCGGCATTCGCTTCTCGGTTCATGACGATGGCCGACTCCGGGATGAGACTCCTGTCGGTGCCGAGCCTTCCTCGGACTCAGGAGAACTGTCGGCGGTGTCTGCCCCAGCGTCGGAGCATCGTTGA
- a CDS encoding efflux RND transporter periplasmic adaptor subunit yields MIAIVSRRWRGTSAHLVPLLGILGFLGSGCGEAGDQSLEGSTEPVAPVVVTTAPALRQPVERSIEVVGTLFGWEEVTLGSKQTGRVIAVKHDVGDRVNPGDSLVELDPVDARFAVEESRSRLLGELVKLGISSEVADRFTSQYGISEAILENDEVIRIIRNTPPVKQAQATLELAEIRLNRQRQLASRSAGTVQELQDAESEVRVAEAALDNAILTARTVIANALSTYVAMEQATEVLREMTIEAPKPSVLPPGVETMDSLRYAISQRHVAEGQFLRPGDPVYDLVLEHPLRLRANVPERFGARVAEGQVVEISVASYPGKTFQGTISRINPRIDPVSRTFEVEATVANEELILRPGSFAKARIVTQREDDATLVPIEAVVRFAGVVKLFLIDPASGGDRVSEVQVRTGVQSGDMIEILDGLPEGSVVVTSGQTRLADGSTVVLRENLDSRASEKDRASVPEPDQNG; encoded by the coding sequence ATGATCGCGATCGTATCTCGGCGTTGGCGGGGAACCTCGGCTCATCTCGTGCCGCTGCTGGGCATCCTGGGGTTCCTGGGGTCGGGATGCGGGGAGGCCGGTGATCAATCGCTTGAGGGCTCGACCGAGCCGGTCGCTCCGGTCGTGGTGACAACAGCCCCTGCCCTCCGACAACCGGTTGAGCGTTCGATTGAAGTGGTCGGAACCCTGTTCGGCTGGGAAGAGGTGACGCTCGGTTCGAAACAGACCGGCCGGGTGATCGCCGTGAAGCATGATGTGGGAGATCGGGTGAATCCGGGCGATTCGCTGGTTGAACTGGACCCAGTCGATGCTCGATTCGCAGTAGAGGAGTCGCGGTCGAGGCTCCTTGGAGAGCTGGTGAAGCTGGGGATTTCGTCGGAGGTCGCGGATCGGTTCACCTCGCAGTATGGCATCTCGGAAGCGATTCTAGAGAATGACGAGGTCATCCGAATTATTCGGAACACCCCTCCTGTGAAGCAGGCTCAGGCGACGCTGGAACTGGCCGAAATCCGACTGAACCGCCAGCGACAGCTTGCATCGCGGAGCGCGGGGACCGTGCAGGAACTCCAGGATGCCGAGAGTGAGGTGAGGGTGGCCGAGGCCGCACTCGACAACGCCATCCTGACCGCCCGGACGGTGATTGCGAACGCCCTTTCGACGTATGTGGCAATGGAGCAAGCCACGGAAGTCCTTCGGGAGATGACGATCGAAGCTCCGAAGCCATCGGTTCTTCCGCCAGGAGTGGAAACGATGGATTCGCTACGCTATGCGATTAGTCAGAGGCACGTGGCGGAGGGGCAGTTCCTCCGGCCGGGTGACCCGGTGTACGACCTGGTGCTGGAACATCCCCTGCGACTTCGGGCGAATGTTCCCGAGCGATTCGGCGCCCGCGTCGCGGAAGGGCAGGTCGTGGAGATCTCCGTGGCTTCTTATCCTGGCAAGACGTTTCAAGGCACCATCTCCCGCATCAACCCGAGGATTGATCCCGTCAGCCGAACCTTTGAGGTCGAGGCAACGGTTGCGAACGAGGAATTGATCTTGCGCCCGGGGAGCTTTGCCAAGGCTCGGATCGTGACGCAGCGAGAGGATGACGCGACTCTTGTTCCGATCGAGGCGGTGGTCCGTTTTGCCGGCGTGGTCAAGCTGTTTCTGATCGATCCCGCAAGTGGAGGGGATCGGGTGAGCGAAGTTCAGGTGCGAACCGGCGTTCAGTCGGGTGACATGATCGAGATTCTCGACGGATTACCCGAGGGCTCCGTGGTGGTCACCAGCGGCCAGACCCGACTGGCCGACGGAAGCACCGTAGTTCTTCGAGAGAACCTGGATTCCAGGGCGAGCGAGAAGGACCGTGCTTCTGTCCCGGAACCGGACCAAAACGGCTAG
- a CDS encoding TetR/AcrR family transcriptional regulator, with protein MSEPARTMVSDEQKRDAAREILRAAARFFADRGFDATSVREIVEAAGVTKPTLYYHFGSKEGLAQALLSRPMRRLIEELRSIAERPGDPVEALSDQIEAHFAFCREEPDRARFVYALFFGPNTPGLSSQVAVYGKQMTDLLNETTRRLARSGMISEDRSRRCAAVVQGLITIYTADYLYQGANLETGLARRLVEDLLLGFAADRTGVGTGNE; from the coding sequence GTGTCTGAACCTGCACGCACGATGGTTTCGGACGAACAGAAACGCGATGCGGCTCGTGAAATTCTTCGAGCCGCCGCTCGATTCTTCGCGGATCGGGGCTTCGACGCGACTTCAGTCCGGGAGATCGTCGAGGCGGCAGGAGTGACCAAGCCGACGCTCTACTACCACTTCGGGAGCAAGGAGGGGTTGGCGCAGGCCCTGCTTTCGCGACCGATGCGACGCTTGATTGAGGAGTTACGTTCGATCGCCGAGCGTCCGGGTGATCCGGTCGAAGCGCTCAGCGATCAGATCGAAGCGCATTTTGCGTTCTGCCGAGAGGAGCCGGATCGGGCACGGTTTGTCTATGCCCTGTTCTTTGGGCCGAATACGCCCGGGCTGTCGTCGCAAGTGGCGGTCTATGGCAAACAGATGACGGATCTCCTGAATGAAACCACGCGCCGCCTTGCGCGATCCGGGATGATCTCCGAGGATCGATCTCGGCGCTGTGCCGCGGTGGTTCAAGGGCTGATCACCATCTACACGGCGGATTATCTGTATCAAGGCGCGAACCTGGAGACGGGATTGGCGCGTCGCCTGGTTGAGGATTTGCTGCTCGGGTTTGCTGCGGATCGGACGGGTGTCGGGACGGGCAATGAGTGA
- a CDS encoding M28 family metallopeptidase — protein sequence MPCVRSASLMTGLFVLISALPASAQEPAPIPVSSDELLKELASAPLENPDRVLRLKELFEQAGAPAEAISLQEVPGRTPEDPILHNVIATKPGATDKVIVVGGHLDKVPAGHGIIDDWSGACMTTNLYQALKDVPTQHTFAFMGFAHEELGLLGSRRYVEELGEEGVGSIRAMVNLECLGAGGPFVWSNGSNDDLEAIAHRVAMASELPLESHVIRGVGADSIPFDQVGIPTITFDGLPLDRFELIHSDKDRFENVETEVYETTYALVLKYLLELDRSEDIPENSR from the coding sequence ATGCCTTGTGTCCGTTCCGCCAGCCTCATGACTGGCCTGTTCGTGCTGATCTCGGCGCTCCCCGCGAGTGCACAGGAACCAGCGCCGATCCCCGTGTCTTCTGACGAGTTGCTCAAGGAGTTGGCGTCGGCTCCTCTCGAAAATCCTGACCGGGTCCTCCGGCTCAAGGAACTGTTCGAACAGGCCGGAGCCCCCGCCGAGGCCATCTCGCTTCAAGAAGTTCCTGGACGGACCCCCGAAGACCCGATCCTTCACAATGTGATTGCAACCAAACCGGGAGCAACCGACAAGGTCATCGTCGTCGGCGGCCATCTCGACAAGGTTCCAGCCGGCCACGGGATCATTGATGATTGGTCCGGCGCCTGCATGACGACCAATCTCTATCAAGCCCTTAAGGATGTGCCCACGCAGCATACGTTCGCCTTCATGGGGTTTGCTCACGAGGAGCTTGGCCTGCTCGGTTCGCGACGATATGTCGAGGAACTTGGCGAGGAAGGGGTCGGCTCCATCCGGGCAATGGTGAACTTGGAATGCCTTGGCGCCGGTGGTCCGTTTGTCTGGTCGAACGGCTCGAACGACGACCTCGAAGCCATTGCCCACCGGGTCGCGATGGCCTCAGAACTCCCGCTCGAAAGCCACGTGATCCGGGGAGTCGGGGCCGATTCCATCCCCTTCGATCAAGTCGGCATTCCCACCATCACCTTCGACGGTCTGCCGCTCGATCGCTTCGAGCTGATCCACTCAGACAAGGATCGCTTCGAGAATGTCGAGACCGAGGTCTACGAAACCACCTACGCCCTCGTTCTCAAGTACCTCCTGGAACTTGACCGATCCGAAGACATCCCGGAAAACAGTCGGTAG
- a CDS encoding DUF362 domain-containing protein codes for MHDHPAPDGLCVPRRGFLTGVAALSALGALRASAQEPGAAVDPAILDGPLGIPGPYPGRVIEVRKPGMITNGVRDRAAIKSALDRGMAELTGADDAVSAWRSFFEPGDVVAIKMNPVGRPLANSSTELMLEVVEGLKSAGVKTRDMFVFERYRSELIDAGMHEGVPDGIAWGGLTYGNDPSQLEIAWPDGDAVSGYDPDEYVSMNLIHKDHDPKDDRAFRSHLGTLITRKVNKVVLLPVLKDHGSAGITGALKNMSHGLVNNVARSHSSAEANVCNQFIPEVVNHPIIRKKCVLQIMDGIVGVYQGGPFARAENPHWTWENNALLLATDPVAMDRIEWDMIDTKRRQMGLAPVGAVGKLGIDAEREGFDMRQPQHVVLCGYLGLGEYRPEKIDHRVFTV; via the coding sequence ATGCACGATCATCCCGCACCCGATGGACTTTGCGTCCCTCGCCGAGGCTTCCTGACCGGAGTGGCGGCTCTCTCTGCGCTGGGCGCGCTGAGGGCTTCGGCTCAAGAACCGGGGGCGGCAGTCGACCCCGCCATCCTTGACGGGCCGCTCGGCATCCCCGGCCCCTACCCCGGCCGAGTGATCGAAGTCCGCAAGCCGGGCATGATTACCAACGGCGTCCGAGATCGCGCCGCCATCAAGAGTGCTCTCGATCGCGGCATGGCCGAGCTGACCGGCGCGGACGATGCCGTTTCGGCCTGGCGATCGTTCTTCGAGCCCGGCGATGTTGTCGCCATCAAGATGAATCCTGTCGGCCGTCCCCTGGCGAACAGCTCGACTGAGCTGATGCTCGAAGTCGTCGAGGGGCTCAAATCCGCCGGCGTCAAGACGCGAGACATGTTCGTCTTCGAGCGCTACCGATCGGAACTCATTGATGCCGGAATGCACGAAGGAGTTCCCGACGGCATCGCCTGGGGAGGCTTGACCTACGGCAACGACCCGTCTCAGCTTGAGATCGCCTGGCCCGATGGCGACGCGGTTTCGGGCTACGACCCCGACGAATATGTCTCCATGAACCTGATCCACAAGGATCATGATCCCAAGGACGACCGCGCCTTCCGGTCGCACCTGGGCACCCTCATCACGCGCAAGGTGAACAAGGTCGTGCTCTTGCCGGTCCTGAAGGACCACGGCTCGGCCGGCATTACCGGCGCGCTCAAGAACATGAGCCACGGTCTGGTCAACAATGTCGCCCGGTCGCACAGCTCCGCGGAAGCAAACGTCTGCAACCAGTTCATCCCCGAGGTCGTAAACCATCCGATCATTCGGAAGAAGTGCGTCCTGCAAATCATGGACGGCATCGTCGGCGTCTACCAGGGCGGCCCCTTTGCCCGAGCAGAGAATCCTCACTGGACCTGGGAGAACAACGCCCTCTTGCTCGCCACCGACCCGGTCGCCATGGACCGGATCGAATGGGATATGATCGACACCAAGCGACGCCAGATGGGTCTGGCTCCGGTCGGTGCTGTCGGCAAGCTCGGCATCGATGCTGAACGGGAAGGATTCGACATGCGGCAACCCCAACACGTCGTTCTGTGCGGCTACCTTGGTCTTGGCGAATATCGTCCGGAAAAGATCGATCACCGCGTCTTCACTGTCTGA